One genomic region from Drosophila subpulchrella strain 33 F10 #4 breed RU33 chromosome 2R, RU_Dsub_v1.1 Primary Assembly, whole genome shotgun sequence encodes:
- the LOC119551476 gene encoding endoplasmic reticulum metallopeptidase 1, whose product MEKHNGGFEEDKLSEELELSYNGNEKNTLQLVTESIDPEEGCSNDTLIELTEKDGRPKQLEWYYAPLYLLFWVGLFFAVCYPLFNHLPTGVKIEEESNLPGTFVAQRAESILLQLDLMGPKIAGDYVTEVLMVQFLLAEISKVREEMRDDLYDMEVDVQHSSGAFLHWQMINMYQGIQNVVVKLSSKSSNSTSYLLVNSHYDSKPSSVGTGDAEVMVVTMLETLRLMATSEEPFLHPIVFLFNGAEEQPFHGSHSFISNHRWSANCKALVNLDSAGAGGREILFQGGPNHPWLMKQYKKSAKHPFATTMAEEIFQADLIPSDTDFRIFRDFGPVPGLDMAGCYNGFVYHTKFDRFKVISRGALQNTGDNVLSLVRSISNAEEMYDTEAHSKGHSVFFDYLGLFFVYYTESTGTALNISFSLGSILVICLSLWRMARVTDRNVGTYARAFGMQFLLAILGLLLALGFPLLMSVFYDAGDRTMTYFSNSWLVIGLFICPSVIGLVLPATLYLSLRPSEKIPHTYHLQIVGHANCVLLAVLCILLTAMGIRTAYLFMMCVFFYVGALIINLASRLHDKGYLWAVVLVVCQVLPFLYFTYLFYALLVITIPMTSRKGMDANPDLLISLECALGSILAMVFLAPLLNIFKRPKSMVGGLALVMFIFCMISVSDVGFPYRAKTNVMRLHFLEVHRKFYEYDGSISLEDSGYYFDLQDRRLEAPLLDKINLTGLTRLDEQCESEMYCGVPCFNHRWCSAVKDARWLPRDEPVDLPGSPVLQLQNKTVLGTETDPKVRYHFIVSEGPPRMSFFIQPMDGVRMLHWSFLRGMLDSPSVYKPPYHIFFGYGSDSSAVEFYLEMTKDDGNFDGPLVQLGISGHYMSHLSKRDATTLKFIEDLPDFAHPMEWPSSYERYIF is encoded by the exons ATGGAAAAGCACAATGGAGGTTTTGAAGAGGATAAGCTTTCGGAGGAATTGGAACTATCATATAATGGGAACGAAAAAAACACCTTGCAGTTGGTTACTGAGAGCATAGACCCCGAAGAGGGCTGCAGCAACGACACTCTAATCGAATTGACGGAGAAGGACGGTCGCCCTAAACAATTGGAATGGTACTACGCCCCTTTGTACTTGCTCTTCTGGGTCGGACTATTCTTCGCAGTGTGCTATCCCCTTTTTAATCACCTGCCAACTGGAGTGAAGATAGAGGAGGAGTCTAACTTACCGGGAACCTTTGTGGCCCAGCGTGCTGAAAGCATACTGCTTCAGCTAGATCTCATGGGTCCCAAGATAGCTGGCGATTATGTGACGGAGGTTCTCATGGTTCAGTTCTTGCTCGCCGAGATATCCAAGGTGCGTGAGGAAATGCGAGACGATCTCTATGATATGGAGGTGGACGTGCAGCACTCCAGTGGAGCCTTTCTGCACTGGCAAATGATAAACATGTATCAGGGCATCCAAAACGTGGTGGTGAAGCTTAGTTCCAAAAGTTCCAACAGCACCTCCTATCTTTTGGTAAACAGTCATTACGACTCTAAGCCCAGCAGTGTGG GAACCGGAGACGCGGAGGTCATGGTTGTGACCATGCTGGAGACACTGCGTCTGATGGCCACATCCGAGGAGCCCTTCCTGCATCCCATTGTGTTTCTGTTCAATGGAGCCGAGGAGCAGCCCTTCCACGGATCACATTCGTTTATATCGAACCACCGATGGTCAGCCAACTGCAA AGCATTAGTCAACCTGGATTCGGCCGGTGCTGGCGGTCGTGAAATTCTCTTCCAGGGGGGTCCCAACCATCCCTGGCTAATGAAG CAATACAAAAAGAGTGCCAAGCATCCGTTTGCCACCACGATGGCCGAGGAAATTTTCCAGGCTGATCTGATACCCTCTGATACGGATTTCCGAATTTTTAGAGACTTTGGACCTGTGCCAG GTCTTGACATGGCTGGTTGCTATAACGGCTTTGTCTACCACACCAAATTCGATCGCTTTAAAGTTATATCCCGAGGTGCACTGCAAAACACTGGCGATAATGTACTTTCTCTGGTTCGCAGTATATCCAATGCCGAGGAAATGTATGATACTGAG GCTCACTCAAAGGGTCATTCGGTTTTCTTTGACTATTTGGGGCTTTTCTTCGTTTACTACACCGAGTCTACGGGCACTGCTCTAaatatttccttttctttGGGATCTATCCTCGTTATTTGTCTTTCCTTGTGGCGCATGGCTAGGGTTACGGATCGGAACGTGGGTACCTATGCCCGAGCCTTTGGGATGCAGTTCCTCCTGGCAATACTGGGACTTTTGCTGGCCCTTGGTTTTCCATTGCTGATGTCTGTGTTCTACGATGCCGGTGATCGCACGATGACCTACTTCAGCAACAGCTGGTTGGTTATTGGTCTCTTTATCTGCCCCTCAGTTATTGGTCTTGTCTTACCCGCCACCCTTTACTTGTCTCTGCGTCCCAGT GAAAAAATACCGCACACCTACCACCTACAGATCGTCGGACATGCTAACTGTGTTCTACTGGCAGTGCTTTGCATTTTACTCACGGCTATGGGCATTCGCACGGCATATCTTTTTATGATGTGTGTGTTCTTCTACGTGGGAGCTTTGATCATAAACCTGGCCAGTCGACTTCATGATAAGG GTTATCTCTGGGCTGTGGTGCTCGTTGTCTGCCAGGTACTCCCATTTCTGTATTTTACCTATCTGTTTTACGCCCTTCTGGTCATCACAATTCCAATGACGAGCCGCAAGGGCATGGATGCAAACCCTGATTTACTGATCTCCCTAGAGTGCGCACTGGGCTCAATTCTGGCAATGGTGTTTTTG GCTCCTCTTTTGAACATCTTCAAGCGACCCAAAAGCATGGTTGGTGGCTTGGCTTTAGTCATGTTTATTTTCTGCATGATCTCTGTTTCGGATGTGGGCTTTCCCTATCGCGCCAAAACAAATGTGATGCGTCTACACTTTTTG GAGGTACATCGCAAGTTCTACGAGTACGATGGCTCCATAAGTTTGGAGGACAGTGGCTACTACTTTGACTTGCAGGACAGGCGTCTAGAGGCACCTCTGCTCGACAAGATCAACCTCACTGGACTCACTAGACTCGATGAGCAATGCGAATCGGAGATGTATTGTGGCGTTCCGTGCTTTAACCACCGTTGGTGTTCCGCCGTGAAAGATGCACGTTGGTTGCCTCGAGATGAGCCAGTCGATTTGCCTGGTTCTCCGGTTTTGCAGCTTCAGAACAAGACGGTTTTGGGAACCGAGACTGACCCGAAAGTTCGTTATCACTTCATCGTCTCAGAAGGTCCACCAAGAATGAGTTTCTTTATACAACCCATGGACGGTGTGAGGATGCTGCACTGGTCTTTCCTCAGGGGAATGCTTGACAGTCCATCAGTCTATAAGCCTCCATACCACATTTTCTTTGGATACGGCAGCGACAGCTCGGCTGTGGAGTTCTATTTGGAAATGACG AAGGACGACGGAAACTTCGACGGACCCTTAGTTCAGTTGGGCATCTCTGGGCACTATATGAGCCATCTAAGTAAGCGCGATGCTACGACTCTAAAATTCATCGAGGACCTCCCAGACTTTGCTCACCCCATGGAGTGGCCAAGTTCCTACGAACGATATATCTTCTAG
- the LOC119550449 gene encoding endoplasmic reticulum metallopeptidase 1-like — protein sequence MSEEIDKEIGLDEEVVESASLKARPEDKRRLSWYYAPSFLLLWLALFFAIVIPLFNRLPDRITIAEEPARLGEFVAERAERLLYEFERIGPKVVGSQANEVETVAFLLNEVEKIRKELRNELYELDIDVQLSTGGFLLSSMLNMYQGVQNVIVKLSAKNSQRESYLLINSHFDSKPGSPGSGDDGTMVVVMLEVLRQMATSDTPFENGVIFLFNGAEENALQGAHGFITQHKWAANCKALINLEVGGSGGRDLLFQSGPNNPWLMKYYRQYAKHPFATTLAEETWQAGIIPSDTDFRIFRDYGNVPGLDIAQAYNGYVYHTAFDTLKVIPGRSIQNTGNNILALARAYANASEFYETEESDDSHAVFFDFLGLFFVYYTENTGIILNCCIGVISLVLVGCSLWRMSRQSEVSVGQISLWFLIVLGLHVVGALLCFCLPLLMAVLFDAGDRSLTYFTSNWLVFGLYVFPAIIGLVLPLTLYYTLRPNDKLGHAYLIQMSLHAHFVVLAGLILILTVVGIRSQYLCLISLIFYGGALLLNLLSTLHDRGYYWSVIVILLQVFPFCYFCYLFYMVLVVFFPITGRNGIGSNPDLIIALLCAFCTYFALGYVAQFINVFRWPKLILLGLGMVTFIFCMIAVSEVGFPYRAETNVMRVTFMQTNRIFYDYDGTVSHSDSGYYFVYQDRRGLNPLEDSGVNLTGLVSMEPDCDKYVMCGAPCFYFCGGVRNAGWLPRKVVSPGEINLELLEKTILVTDNKVRFEFELTGPPHMNIFIQPVGYANVTNWSFERKLLDDQDTFKPPYFIFFSYGKDDSPLKFYIELAKSDGDFSIPILELGVVGHFVSYDFKRDAEAEQFLENLPNYVHAMEWPSIFKGYIF from the exons ATGAGCGAGGAGATTGATAAA gagATTGGCCTTGACGAAGAAGTCGTGGAGTCTGCATCGCTGAAAGCACGACCGGAAGACAAGCGCAGATTATCTTGGTACTACGCTCCGTCCTTTCTGCTCCTCTGGTTGGCTCTTTTCTTTGCCATCGTGATTCCGCTCTTCAACAGACTTCCAGATAGGATTACCATCGCAGAGGAGCCAGCGAGGTTAGGAGAATTCGTGGCGGAGCGGGCAGAAAGACTGCTGTATGAATTTGAACGGATTGGGCCCAAAGTTGTGGGCAGCCAAGCGAATGAGGTGGAAACGGTTGCGTTTCTTTTAAATGAAGTGGAAAAGATTAGAAAGGAATTGCGCAACGAACTTTATGAGCTCGATATTGACGTCCAGTTATCCACTGGTGGATTTTTGCTTAGCAGTATGCTAAACATGTACCAAGGTGTCCAAAATGTAATCGTTAAACTAAGTGCTAAGAATTCCCAAAGAGAGTCTTACCTCCTGATCAACAGTCATTTCGACTCCAAGCCAGGCAGTCCAG GATCTGGAGATGATGGCACCATGGTTGTGGTAATGTTGGAGGTCTTACGTCAGATGGCGACATCTGATACGCCATTTGAGAATGGAGTAATCTTTCTCTTTAATGGAGCCGAAGAAAACGCCCTTCAGGGTGCCCATGGCTTTATTACGCAACACAAATGGGCAGCGAATTGCAA AGCCCTTATAAACCTTGAGGTGGGTGGCAGCGGAGGACGCGATCTCTTGTTTCAGAGTGGTCCCAATAATCCTTGGCTGATGAAG TATTATAGGCAATATGCCAAACACCCCTTTGCAACGACACTAGCCGAGGAAACCTGGCAGGCTGGCATTATCCCCTCTGATACGGACTTCCGAATTTTTCGCGATTATGGGAATGTTCCTGGATTGGACATTGCCCAGGCTTATAATGGATATGTATACCACACGGCCTTTGACACTTTAAAGGTGATTCCTGGACGATCCATACAGAATACTGGTAACAATATTCTTGCCCTTGCGAGGGCCTATGCGAATGCCAGTGAATTTTATGAGACAGAG GAATCTGATGACAGCCATGCTGTATTTTTTGACTTCCTCGGTCTTTTCTTTGTGTACTATACGGAAAACACTGGTATTATTCTGAACTGCTGTATTGGAGTGATCAGTCTGGTTTTGGTCGGTTGTTCCCTGTGGAGAATGTCCCGTCAGTCGGAGGTGTCCGTGGGACAGATTTCGCTATGGTTCCTGATTGTCTTGGGATTGCACGTGGTAGGAGCCTTACTGTGCTTTTGCCTGCCATTATTAATGGCTGTTCTTTTCGATGCTGGAGATCGATCGCTGACTTATTTTACCAGCAATTGGCTGGTTTTTGGCCTCTACGTATTTCCCGCTATTATCGGACTAGTACTTCCATTGACCCTGTACTATACCCTAAGGCCCAAT GATAAACTGGGCCATGCTTACCTTATCCAGATGAGCTTGCACGCCCACTTCGTAGTTTTGGCCGGGCTTATTCTCATTTTAACCGTTGTTGGTATCAGATCTCAATACCTGTGCCTCATATCATTGATCTTCTACGGAGGTGCTCTCCTGTTAAATCTGCTAAGCACATTGCATGATCGCG GCTACTATTGGTCCGTAATTGTGATACTTCTTCAGGTGTTTCCATTCTGTTACTTTTGCTATCTGTTTTATATGGTGCTCGTAGTATTCTTTCCGATCACAGGAAGAAACGGAATTGGTTCGAATCCGGATCTAATAATAGCGCTCTTGTGTGCTTTTTGTACATACTTTGCTTTGGGATATGTT GCTCAATTTATAAACGTCTTCCGGTGGCCAAAGCTCATTCTTCTTGGACTCGGAATGGTAACGTTTATTTTTTGCATGATCGCTGTTTCAGAGGTTGGCTTTCCTTATCGTGCCGAAACAAATGTGATGCGAGTCACATTTATG CAAACTAATCGCATCTTCTACGACTACGATGGCACGGTGAGTCACAGTGATTCTGGATACTATTTCGTATATCAGGATAGACGCGGCTTAAATCCGCTGGAGGACTCCGGTGTCAACCTGACTGGATTGGTCTCCATGGAGCCTGACTGTGATAAATATGTGATGTGCGGGGCACCCTGCTTCTACTTTTGTGGCGGGGTTAGAAACGCTGGTTGGCTGCCTCGCAAAGTTGTTAGTCCCGGGGAAATAAACTTGGAACTACTGGAAAAGACAATCCTGGTCACAGACAATAAAGTTCGATTTGAGTTTGAACTCACTGGACCGCCCCATATGAACATTTTCATCCAGCCAGTGGGTTATGCTAATGTTACGAATTGGTCATTTGAGCGAAAATTATTGGATGACCAGGATACATTCAAGCCAccttattttatatttttctcaTATGGAAAAGACGACAGTCCCTTGAAGTTTTATATTGAACTAGCG AAGTCCGACGGGGACTTCAGTATTCCTATCTTGGAACTCGGAGTTGTGGGACATTTTGTCAGCTACGATTTCAAAAGAGATGCAGAGgctgagcaatttttggagAACCTACCTAACTATGTTCATGCTATGGAATGGCCATCCATATTTAAGggatacatattttaa